One genomic region from Croceicoccus sp. YJ47 encodes:
- a CDS encoding cell division protein FtsQ/DivIB: protein MSTTIRRGGKGVRRAAAAKGKRKAVNTAKARTGGAADAIMRVLPVSERGLQKFFQLLIAAALAIAAWGLAVLLGVPEMIRARVADAADSAGFAVHRIEVRGVNRMDEQAIYAKALAARNVPMPLLDLDSLRADLVALPWVQDARVSRQLPDALVIDVVERKPHAVLRQGEEFVLIDPAGHRLEPVPRGRAEKMLVLSGEGAEDRAIDLAQLLDIAPALKPQVRGAEWIGNRRWNLTFATGQVLALPEGDEEARDALVTFARDDGTNRLLGGQVAVFDMRAPDRTYMRVPGRAKAQAELAAERARDADGG, encoded by the coding sequence ATGAGCACGACCATCCGCCGCGGCGGAAAGGGCGTGCGCCGCGCCGCCGCCGCCAAGGGCAAGCGCAAGGCCGTCAACACGGCAAAGGCGCGCACCGGGGGGGCGGCCGATGCGATCATGCGCGTGCTGCCCGTTTCCGAACGCGGCTTGCAGAAATTCTTTCAGCTGCTGATCGCGGCGGCGCTCGCCATCGCGGCATGGGGGCTGGCCGTCCTGCTCGGCGTGCCCGAGATGATCCGCGCGCGCGTGGCCGATGCGGCGGACAGCGCCGGTTTCGCCGTGCACCGGATCGAGGTGCGCGGCGTGAACCGCATGGACGAGCAGGCGATCTATGCCAAGGCGCTCGCCGCGCGCAACGTGCCGATGCCGCTGCTCGATCTCGACAGCCTGCGCGCCGATCTGGTCGCGCTGCCCTGGGTGCAGGATGCGCGCGTGTCGCGGCAATTGCCCGATGCGCTGGTGATCGACGTGGTGGAACGCAAACCGCATGCCGTGTTGCGCCAGGGCGAGGAATTCGTGCTCATCGATCCCGCTGGCCACAGGCTGGAGCCGGTGCCGCGGGGCCGGGCGGAGAAAATGCTCGTCCTGTCGGGCGAGGGGGCGGAGGATCGGGCGATCGACCTTGCGCAATTGCTCGACATCGCGCCCGCGCTCAAGCCGCAGGTGCGCGGCGCGGAATGGATCGGCAACCGGCGCTGGAACCTGACCTTCGCGACCGGGCAGGTGCTCGCCCTGCCCGAAGGGGACGAGGAGGCGCGCGATGCGCTCGTCACCTTTGCGCGCGACGACGGCACCAATCGCCTGCTCGGCGGGCAGGTCGCGGTGTTCGACATGCGCGCGCCCGACCGCACCTACATGCGCGTGCCGGGCCGGGCGAAGGCGCAGGCCGAGCTTGCCGCGGAACGCGCGCGCGACGCGGACGGAGGCTGA
- the murC gene encoding UDP-N-acetylmuramate--L-alanine ligase — translation MKGVGTDIGTIHFAGIGGIGMSGIAEVMHNLGYDVQGSDISEGHVIEGLRKKGIPVMIGQKAENVAGAAVLVTSTAIRRNNPEVVAALENRIPVVRRAEMLAELMRLKRTVAVAGTHGKTTTTSMVAALLDAGGVDPTVINGGIINSYGSNARVGTSEWMVVEADESDGSFLRLDGTIAVVTNIDPEHLDHYGSFDNVKNAFVEFIENVPFYGAAVLCLDHPEVQAILPKIRDRRVVTYGFSAQADIRGENVTPVPGGNRFDVAIRHRDGSAERIEGIELPMPGRHNVQNALAAIAVAVEMQCPFETVRDGFARFGGVKRRFTKVGEIATGGEPAIVIDDYGHHPVEIRAVLSAAREGATGRVIAVAQPHRYSRLRDHMEEFQSAFNDADIVYVTPVYAASEEPIEGVDADALVAGLKDRGHRQTSVVEDADALAATLAGVVEPGDMIVCLGAGDITRWAAGLADAVAAQRGA, via the coding sequence ATGAAGGGCGTCGGCACAGACATCGGCACCATCCATTTTGCAGGGATCGGCGGAATCGGCATGTCCGGCATTGCCGAGGTCATGCACAACCTCGGCTATGACGTGCAGGGTTCGGACATTTCCGAAGGGCACGTGATCGAGGGGCTGCGCAAAAAAGGCATCCCGGTGATGATCGGGCAGAAAGCGGAAAATGTCGCGGGCGCCGCCGTGCTCGTCACCTCCACCGCGATCCGCCGCAACAATCCGGAAGTTGTCGCCGCGCTCGAAAACCGGATCCCTGTGGTCAGGCGCGCCGAAATGCTGGCCGAGCTGATGCGATTGAAACGCACCGTCGCGGTCGCCGGCACCCATGGGAAGACGACGACGACATCGATGGTCGCCGCCCTGCTCGACGCCGGGGGTGTGGACCCCACCGTCATCAATGGCGGCATCATCAACAGCTACGGCTCCAACGCGCGCGTCGGCACCAGCGAATGGATGGTGGTGGAGGCCGATGAAAGCGACGGCAGCTTCCTCCGCCTCGACGGGACGATCGCGGTCGTCACCAATATCGACCCCGAACATCTCGACCATTACGGCAGCTTCGACAATGTGAAGAACGCCTTCGTCGAATTCATCGAGAACGTGCCGTTCTACGGCGCCGCCGTGCTGTGCCTCGACCATCCGGAGGTGCAGGCGATCCTGCCGAAGATCCGCGACCGCCGCGTCGTCACCTATGGCTTCAGCGCGCAGGCCGACATCCGCGGCGAGAACGTGACCCCGGTGCCCGGCGGCAATCGGTTCGACGTCGCCATCCGCCACCGCGACGGCAGCGCCGAACGGATCGAGGGCATCGAATTGCCGATGCCGGGCCGCCATAATGTGCAGAACGCGCTGGCCGCGATTGCCGTCGCCGTCGAAATGCAATGCCCGTTCGAAACGGTGCGCGACGGGTTTGCCCGGTTCGGCGGGGTCAAGCGACGCTTTACCAAGGTGGGCGAGATCGCGACCGGCGGCGAACCAGCGATCGTGATCGACGATTACGGTCACCACCCGGTGGAAATCCGCGCCGTGTTGTCCGCCGCGCGCGAAGGGGCGACGGGCCGGGTGATCGCGGTGGCGCAGCCGCATCGCTACTCCCGCCTGCGCGACCATATGGAGGAGTTTCAGAGCGCCTTCAACGATGCCGACATCGTCTATGTCACGCCGGTCTACGCCGCGAGCGAGGAGCCGATCGAGGGCGTGGATGCCGATGCGCTTGTCGCCGGGCTGAAGGATCGCGGCCATCGGCAGACCTCCGTGGTCGAGGATGCCGATGCACTCGCCGCAACGCTTGCCGGCGTTGTCGAGCCGGGCGACATGATCGTGTGCCTGGGCGCGGGGGACATCACCCGCTGGGCCGCGGGGCTGGCCGATGCCGTTGCGGCGCAAAGGGGCGCGTGA
- the murG gene encoding undecaprenyldiphospho-muramoylpentapeptide beta-N-acetylglucosaminyltransferase, with protein sequence MTKASRHYVLAAGGTGGHLIPAFALGTELIGRGHRVALITDERGAAIPGMPHAMKAHVLPAGRMDGGILAKIKGIGAILSGRKMALRLFREFEPSAVVGFGGYPALPALLAAQSARIPSIIHEQNAVLGRVNRFLARNANIVATAYEQVDRMPKGAGARAELVGNPVRGPVLDLRSQPFPAYAEDGALRILVTGGSQGARVLSQVVPDGLAQLPDALRRRLHVTQQCLPEDMEAVRDAYAAHGITAQLGTYFEDMAQRLADAHLFIGRAGASTIAELTAVGRPAILVPLPIATDDHQAANVRDIVAAGGARSIRQPQFTPAELAAQVADLARTPETLAAAAHAMWNCGRPDAASDLADLVEGFGGAPLMDVIRMKQPDARGEMRGMRA encoded by the coding sequence ATGACGAAGGCTTCGCGCCACTACGTGCTGGCCGCGGGCGGAACCGGCGGGCATCTCATCCCCGCCTTCGCGCTCGGCACCGAACTTATCGGGCGGGGACACCGGGTCGCGCTCATCACCGACGAACGCGGCGCGGCCATCCCCGGCATGCCGCATGCGATGAAGGCCCATGTCCTGCCCGCGGGGCGGATGGATGGCGGCATCCTCGCGAAGATAAAGGGGATTGGCGCGATCCTGTCGGGGCGCAAGATGGCGCTGCGCCTGTTCCGCGAATTCGAACCGTCGGCGGTCGTCGGCTTTGGCGGCTATCCCGCATTGCCGGCGCTGCTGGCCGCGCAATCGGCCCGCATCCCGTCGATCATCCATGAACAGAACGCGGTGCTGGGGCGGGTGAACCGTTTCCTTGCCCGCAATGCCAATATCGTCGCGACCGCTTATGAACAGGTCGACCGCATGCCAAAGGGCGCGGGCGCGCGGGCCGAACTCGTCGGCAATCCGGTGCGCGGGCCCGTGCTGGACCTGCGCAGTCAGCCCTTTCCCGCATATGCCGAGGACGGGGCGTTGCGCATCCTCGTCACCGGGGGGAGCCAGGGTGCGCGCGTGCTGTCGCAGGTGGTGCCGGACGGGTTGGCGCAATTGCCGGACGCGCTGCGGCGCCGGCTCCACGTGACGCAGCAATGCTTACCGGAGGATATGGAGGCGGTGCGCGACGCCTATGCCGCGCATGGCATCACGGCACAGCTCGGAACCTATTTCGAGGATATGGCCCAAAGGCTCGCCGATGCGCATCTGTTCATCGGACGCGCGGGCGCATCGACGATTGCGGAGCTGACCGCGGTGGGACGCCCCGCGATCCTCGTGCCGCTGCCTATCGCGACCGACGATCACCAGGCCGCCAATGTGCGCGACATCGTGGCCGCCGGCGGCGCGCGGTCGATCCGGCAGCCGCAATTCACGCCCGCGGAACTGGCCGCGCAGGTCGCCGACCTTGCGCGTACCCCGGAAACGCTCGCCGCCGCCGCCCATGCCATGTGGAATTGCGGGCGCCCCGACGCGGCAAGCGATCTTGCCGATCTGGTCGAAGGGTTCGGCGGCGCACCGCTCATGGATGTGATCCGCATGAAACAGCCCGACGCGCGCGGCGAAATGCGGGGGATGCGCGCATGA
- a CDS encoding FtsW/RodA/SpoVE family cell cycle protein has protein sequence MNVTPHFESGQFAGETRGVHIARKSNRYRRGRRRELAIWWREIDRVLLGIVAALMIAGIIAVAAGSAASAERLSTARKTLPDLYFFWPHVRWLVLGAGVMAATSMMPRDLARRFAIVLAAGMLALLVLVPFVGAEVNGARRWINVGASFQPSEFYKPAFALALAWILSWKVRDPGLPVIAASGALLLLSVGLLMLQPDFGAAMLLCGVWFVLVLCAGMPWRHIGLAVGAIGSIVGLAYMFYDNARHRIDAFLEGGEAFSQVDLASKTMLSGGWFGRGLWMGERKNSLPEAHTDYILSVIGEEFGLVSVAAISLLFCALVVRVLWRLRDEDDLFAVLGGTGLAALLGGQAFINIAVNLQLFPSKGMTLPLISYGGSSMIALCLSIGLLLAVTRRNPYLGRDGFNALQGRRRT, from the coding sequence ATGAACGTGACCCCTCATTTCGAAAGCGGCCAGTTCGCGGGCGAGACGCGCGGCGTCCATATCGCCCGTAAATCGAACCGGTACCGGCGCGGGCGCCGCCGCGAACTCGCCATCTGGTGGCGGGAGATCGACCGGGTGCTGCTCGGCATTGTCGCCGCGCTCATGATCGCGGGCATCATCGCGGTCGCGGCCGGTTCCGCCGCCAGCGCAGAGCGGCTTTCGACCGCGCGCAAGACATTGCCCGATCTCTATTTCTTCTGGCCGCATGTGCGCTGGCTCGTGCTGGGCGCGGGGGTGATGGCGGCGACTTCGATGATGCCGCGCGACCTTGCCCGCCGTTTCGCCATCGTGCTGGCGGCGGGGATGCTGGCACTGCTGGTGCTGGTGCCGTTCGTCGGGGCGGAGGTGAACGGGGCGCGCCGCTGGATCAATGTCGGCGCCTCGTTTCAGCCGAGCGAGTTCTACAAGCCGGCCTTCGCGCTTGCGCTGGCGTGGATCCTGTCGTGGAAGGTGCGCGACCCCGGTCTCCCGGTGATCGCGGCGTCGGGGGCGTTGTTGCTGCTCTCGGTCGGATTGTTGATGCTGCAACCCGATTTCGGCGCGGCGATGCTGCTTTGCGGGGTGTGGTTCGTGCTGGTGCTGTGTGCGGGCATGCCGTGGCGCCATATCGGACTCGCCGTCGGGGCGATCGGTTCGATCGTCGGGCTCGCCTACATGTTCTACGACAATGCGCGGCACCGCATCGACGCTTTCCTCGAAGGGGGGGAGGCCTTCAGCCAGGTCGATCTCGCCAGCAAGACGATGCTGTCGGGCGGATGGTTCGGGCGCGGATTGTGGATGGGGGAGCGCAAGAATTCGCTGCCCGAGGCGCATACCGATTATATCCTGTCCGTGATCGGGGAGGAGTTCGGCCTTGTGTCCGTGGCGGCGATTTCGCTGCTGTTTTGCGCGCTGGTGGTGCGGGTGCTGTGGCGGCTCCGGGACGAGGATGATCTTTTTGCCGTGCTCGGCGGGACGGGGCTTGCCGCCCTGCTTGGCGGGCAGGCGTTCATCAATATCGCCGTCAATCTTCAGCTTTTCCCGTCGAAAGGCATGACGCTGCCATTGATCAGCTATGGCGGTTCGTCGATGATTGCCCTGTGCCTCAGCATCGGTCTGCTGCTGGCGGTGACACGCCGCAATCCGTATCTGGGGCGCGACGGTTTCAACGCGTTGCAAGGAAGGCGCAGGACATGA
- the murD gene encoding UDP-N-acetylmuramoyl-L-alanine--D-glutamate ligase, translated as MSGGAASILSPQVFAGRRYAVLGLARSGQAAVRTLLNAGAHVRAWDRDADARDAAMAASDGRVELGEMDAGTLAGFDGIVVSPGVPLNRHPIAGIAQEAGVPLIGDIELFAQNRAAMPPHKVVGITGTNGKSTTTALVQHMLDTAGIAARMGGNIGIPILATEALSEGGVYVLELSSYQIDLTHSLACDCAMLLNLTPDHLDRYDDGFADYAAAKARLFEMQGGAGTAIVDARSLRTIPQVAQALAGRAPTVIEDVAIPSQQSDWPALQGPHNRANVAAATAAARACGLNDADIARALASFTGLPHRMQRVADIGGTVFINDSKATNPASAAPALAAFAPREGRPRIHWIVGGLAKGDALEECADWLHHVAAAYTIGEAGEMFAGLLSPHVPVTRAEMLGQAVHAAAAAAAPGDVVLLSPACASFDQFRDYEKRGECFIQNVRSIEEARQQP; from the coding sequence GTGAGCGGGGGCGCCGCCTCGATCCTGTCGCCGCAGGTTTTCGCCGGGCGTCGCTATGCCGTGCTCGGCCTTGCGCGCAGCGGGCAGGCGGCGGTGCGCACCCTGCTCAATGCCGGGGCGCATGTGCGGGCGTGGGACCGGGACGCGGATGCGCGCGACGCCGCGATGGCGGCAAGCGACGGGCGCGTCGAACTGGGCGAGATGGACGCGGGCACGCTTGCCGGGTTCGACGGGATCGTCGTATCGCCGGGCGTGCCGCTCAACCGTCATCCCATTGCCGGGATCGCGCAGGAGGCCGGCGTACCGCTCATCGGCGATATCGAGCTTTTCGCGCAGAACCGCGCCGCGATGCCGCCGCACAAGGTCGTCGGCATTACCGGCACCAACGGAAAATCCACGACGACCGCGCTGGTGCAGCACATGCTCGACACCGCGGGCATCGCCGCGCGGATGGGCGGGAACATCGGGATTCCCATCCTCGCGACCGAGGCGCTTTCCGAAGGAGGCGTCTATGTGCTCGAACTGTCGAGTTACCAGATCGACCTCACCCATTCGCTGGCGTGCGATTGCGCCATGCTGCTCAACCTGACGCCCGATCATCTCGACCGGTACGACGACGGTTTCGCAGACTATGCCGCGGCGAAGGCCCGCCTTTTCGAGATGCAGGGCGGCGCGGGCACGGCGATTGTCGATGCGCGGTCGCTGCGCACCATCCCGCAGGTCGCGCAGGCGCTCGCCGGGCGCGCGCCCACCGTGATCGAGGATGTCGCGATCCCGTCGCAGCAGTCGGACTGGCCCGCGCTGCAGGGGCCGCACAACCGGGCCAATGTCGCGGCCGCGACCGCCGCGGCGCGGGCATGCGGGCTGAACGATGCGGACATCGCGCGCGCCCTGGCCAGCTTTACAGGCTTGCCCCACCGGATGCAGCGTGTCGCCGACATTGGCGGCACCGTGTTCATCAATGACAGCAAGGCGACGAACCCGGCCTCCGCCGCGCCGGCGCTCGCCGCCTTCGCGCCGCGGGAGGGGCGGCCCCGCATCCACTGGATCGTCGGCGGGCTGGCCAAGGGGGACGCGCTGGAGGAATGCGCAGACTGGCTGCACCACGTGGCCGCGGCCTACACCATTGGCGAGGCGGGCGAGATGTTTGCCGGTCTTCTGTCGCCGCACGTCCCCGTCACGCGGGCGGAAATGCTGGGCCAGGCTGTCCATGCCGCCGCCGCCGCCGCCGCGCCGGGCGATGTCGTGCTGCTGTCGCCCGCATGCGCGAGTTTCGACCAGTTTCGCGATTACGAAAAGCGCGGCGAATGCTTCATTCAGAACGTGCGTTCGATCGAGGAGGCGAGACAGCAGCCATGA
- the mraY gene encoding phospho-N-acetylmuramoyl-pentapeptide-transferase, whose protein sequence is MLFLIAEWLNFEGLANLVRYQTFRAGACLLTALVIGLVMGPRFINMLRLSQGKGQPIRLDGPQTHLAKRGTPTMGGLLVLISVTVSMLLWMDLRSFLVWACIAVTVGFGLIGFLDDWDKVRKSSHAGVPGRVRLAGEFLIAGIAAWLIVRDTSLYLPFVTFGIPLGPLYYVFAAFVIVGAGNAVNLTDGLDGLATMPVIIAAGTFAIIAYLVGRTDFAAYLGIPFVEGAGELAILCAAIIGGGLAFLWFNAPPAAVFMGDTGSLALGGALGTIAVGTHHEVVLGIVGGLFVLEAASVIIQVFWFKRTGKRVFKMAPIHHHFEQKGWAESTVVIRFWIVAIVLAVIGLATLKLR, encoded by the coding sequence ATGCTTTTTCTGATTGCCGAGTGGCTGAATTTCGAGGGGCTGGCCAATCTTGTCCGGTACCAGACATTCCGCGCCGGAGCCTGCCTTCTCACCGCGCTCGTGATCGGGCTGGTGATGGGGCCGCGCTTCATCAACATGCTCCGGTTGAGCCAGGGCAAGGGGCAGCCGATCCGCCTCGACGGGCCGCAGACGCATCTGGCCAAGCGGGGCACGCCGACGATGGGCGGGCTGCTCGTGTTGATCAGCGTGACCGTCTCCATGCTGCTGTGGATGGATTTGCGTTCGTTTCTGGTGTGGGCGTGCATCGCGGTGACCGTGGGATTCGGGTTGATCGGCTTCCTCGACGACTGGGACAAGGTGCGCAAATCGAGCCACGCGGGCGTCCCCGGAAGGGTGCGGCTGGCGGGGGAATTTCTCATTGCCGGGATCGCGGCATGGCTGATCGTGCGCGATACCAGCCTTTATTTGCCCTTCGTGACGTTCGGTATTCCGCTGGGCCCGCTTTATTACGTGTTCGCCGCCTTCGTCATCGTCGGCGCGGGCAATGCGGTGAACCTGACCGACGGGCTCGACGGGCTGGCCACGATGCCGGTCATCATCGCGGCGGGCACGTTTGCGATCATCGCCTATCTCGTCGGGCGGACCGATTTTGCCGCCTATCTCGGCATTCCGTTTGTGGAGGGCGCGGGCGAGCTTGCCATTCTATGCGCCGCGATCATCGGCGGGGGGCTTGCGTTCCTGTGGTTCAATGCGCCGCCTGCCGCCGTGTTCATGGGCGATACGGGTTCGCTCGCGCTGGGCGGGGCGCTCGGCACCATCGCGGTGGGCACGCATCATGAGGTCGTGCTCGGCATCGTCGGCGGGCTTTTCGTGCTGGAGGCCGCGTCGGTCATCATTCAGGTGTTCTGGTTCAAGCGGACGGGCAAGCGCGTCTTCAAGATGGCGCCGATCCACCATCATTTCGAGCAGAAGGGGTGGGCCGAATCCACCGTCGTCATCCGTTTCTGGATCGTGGCCATCGTGCTGGCCGTGATCGGGCTTGCGACGTTGAAACTGCGGTGA